The Roseicyclus marinus genome has a segment encoding these proteins:
- a CDS encoding thiamine diphosphokinase: protein MPLDAPLFSCSEGVTLVGGGPLAPDDLSQALALAPRLVAADGGAVAALDAGIVPEAVYGDMDSLGAAARARVPADRIHAIREQDSTDFDKALRHIRAPAVLAVGFTGARVDHELSVYHGLVARAETRCIVVGASDVVMHAPPRIALDLPQGTRLSLFPMSGVTGLSEGLEWPLAGHAFHPATRIGTSNRTTGGTVTITMDAPGMLLILPRAHLPAVLTAYGAASLWSRASGTAWI from the coding sequence GTGCCCTTGGACGCGCCGCTTTTTTCCTGTTCCGAGGGGGTGACCCTCGTGGGGGGAGGGCCGCTTGCCCCGGATGATCTGTCACAAGCATTGGCGCTTGCCCCGCGTCTGGTGGCCGCCGATGGGGGCGCCGTCGCGGCGCTCGATGCAGGGATCGTGCCAGAGGCGGTCTATGGGGACATGGACAGTCTGGGGGCGGCGGCGCGGGCGAGGGTTCCCGCAGATCGCATCCATGCCATCCGTGAACAGGACAGCACGGATTTCGACAAGGCGCTGCGCCATATCCGGGCGCCTGCCGTGCTGGCGGTGGGGTTCACGGGGGCGCGGGTCGATCACGAATTGTCCGTTTACCACGGGCTCGTGGCGCGGGCCGAGACGCGATGCATCGTGGTGGGGGCAAGCGATGTCGTGATGCATGCCCCGCCCAGGATCGCGCTTGACCTGCCGCAGGGCACGCGGCTGTCGCTCTTTCCGATGAGCGGTGTCACGGGGCTGTCGGAGGGGCTGGAATGGCCGCTTGCAGGCCATGCCTTTCATCCCGCGACCCGGATCGGCACGTCGAACCGGACCACGGGCGGGACGGTCACGATCACGATGGATGCGCCGGGGATGCTGCTGATCCTGCCGCGCGCGCATCTGCCCGCCGTCCTGACCGCCTATGGCGCGGCGTCACTTTGGTCTCGCGCATCGGGGACGGCTTGGATATGA
- a CDS encoding OB-fold nucleic acid binding domain-containing protein — translation MEPATRPPDWPRPPACLPHHLLHLPPEGARVAVAGLVLVRQRPGTAKGVIFVTLEDEFSTCNVVIWQAIYQRFRRAVIAGRLLRVTGRVQRQSGVTHVVAETVEDLSPLLDDLVRLHEPTRAADQP, via the coding sequence ATGGAACCCGCCACGCGCCCCCCCGATTGGCCCAGACCGCCGGCCTGCCTGCCGCATCACCTGCTGCACCTGCCGCCCGAAGGGGCGCGGGTGGCGGTGGCGGGGCTTGTCCTGGTGCGCCAGCGGCCCGGCACGGCCAAGGGGGTGATCTTCGTCACGCTGGAGGATGAATTTTCCACCTGCAACGTGGTGATCTGGCAAGCCATCTACCAGCGCTTCCGCCGGGCGGTGATCGCGGGGCGGCTGTTGCGCGTCACGGGGCGGGTGCAGCGACAATCGGGGGTGACCCATGTGGTCGCCGAAACGGTGGAGGATCTGTCTCCCCTGCTCGACGACCTGGTGCGGCTGCATGAGCCGACACGCGCCGCCGATCAGCCCTGA
- a CDS encoding peptidoglycan-binding domain-containing protein: MRLLFLIPGLLALSACGPAAERSAFADPMTAGDSAIEVMRGAGPPNADPMACYGQQSTPAVIETVTEQVMIQPPQLTSDGRVLEPAIFVSESQQRIVRERRELWFEVPCEIQVRDPAFITSLQRALAARGFYNGPVNGEMTRRTERAVRDFQAPQGLDSPILSLAAARQLGLSLWNPELASATGG; this comes from the coding sequence ATGCGTCTCCTGTTCCTGATTCCCGGGCTTCTGGCCCTGTCGGCCTGCGGTCCAGCCGCCGAACGCAGCGCCTTTGCCGATCCGATGACGGCAGGCGACAGCGCGATCGAGGTCATGCGCGGTGCAGGCCCGCCCAATGCCGATCCGATGGCCTGTTACGGCCAGCAATCCACTCCCGCCGTGATCGAGACGGTGACCGAACAGGTGATGATCCAGCCCCCGCAACTGACCAGCGACGGGCGCGTTCTGGAACCTGCGATCTTCGTCAGCGAAAGCCAGCAGCGCATCGTGCGGGAGCGTCGCGAATTGTGGTTCGAGGTGCCTTGCGAGATCCAGGTGCGCGACCCCGCCTTCATCACCTCCTTGCAACGGGCGCTTGCCGCGCGCGGGTTCTACAATGGCCCGGTGAACGGCGAGATGACGCGGCGCACCGAACGCGCGGTGCGCGATTTCCAGGCGCCGCAGGGTCTGGACAGCCCGATCCTGTCGCTTGCGGCCGCCCGGCAACTGGGCCTGTCGCTGTGGAACCCGGAACTGGCCTCGGCGACGGGCGGCTGA
- a CDS encoding FG-GAP repeat domain-containing protein gives MRGAAGFVLAALLAATPAAACVAPPWSERAMAGSLARLADPGPGPVAAWFEDPTTRYAHAVLGDGIEAGTLAVLLSDDPSCPVARLPLPEAEVFEDLAPRLADLDGDGRAEIIVVQSHRDLGARLAVYGVTPEGGDLGLVAATPNIGRPNRWLAPVAAADLDGDGATEIAYVDRPHLARTLRVWRFEGGSLTEIAALSGLTNHRIGEAFITGGLRDCGSGPEIVLADADWSRVMAVRLGADGLSARPLAPFSPAAMDAALACRD, from the coding sequence ATGCGCGGGGCGGCCGGGTTTGTCCTTGCCGCCCTGCTTGCTGCCACGCCCGCTGCCGCCTGCGTCGCGCCGCCGTGGTCCGAGCGGGCCATGGCGGGATCGCTTGCACGTCTTGCCGATCCCGGCCCCGGCCCCGTCGCCGCCTGGTTCGAGGATCCCACCACCCGCTACGCCCATGCCGTTCTGGGCGACGGGATCGAGGCGGGCACGCTTGCCGTGCTTCTCTCCGATGATCCATCCTGCCCCGTCGCCCGCCTCCCCCTTCCCGAGGCGGAGGTGTTCGAGGATCTCGCCCCGCGCCTTGCCGATCTCGACGGGGACGGGCGGGCCGAGATCATCGTGGTGCAATCCCATCGTGACCTTGGCGCGCGGCTCGCGGTCTACGGGGTGACGCCGGAGGGTGGGGACCTCGGGCTTGTCGCGGCGACACCCAACATCGGGCGGCCCAACCGCTGGCTTGCCCCGGTGGCCGCCGCCGATCTGGACGGGGATGGCGCGACCGAAATCGCCTATGTCGACCGCCCCCATCTGGCCCGCACCCTGCGCGTCTGGCGCTTCGAGGGGGGCAGCCTGACCGAGATCGCGGCCCTGTCCGGCCTGACCAATCACCGGATCGGGGAGGCCTTCATCACAGGCGGGCTGCGCGATTGCGGCAGCGGCCCGGAAATCGTGCTGGCCGATGCCGATTGGTCGCGCGTGATGGCGGTGCGCCTGGGCGCGGATGGGCTGAGCGCGCGCCCCCTTGCGCCCTTTTCCCCCGCTGCCATGGACGCGGCGCTGGCCTGCCGGGACTGA
- the hflK gene encoding FtsH protease activity modulator HflK has translation MAGNNGGPWGGGGGSGGGGDRGDRGNNGPGGRRPGGEQQIPELDEIVRKGQEQLRVLMGGRGGRSGGGGNGGGDMPVSPRTIWIAGLVAAVGFWAFNSIYTVRPEEQSVELLFGEFHAIGQPGLNFAPWPFITAEVVNVTSERTVAIGVARAGSSNDGLMLTTDENVVDIDFQVVWNITDPSLFLFNLRDPEATVTAVAEAAMREVIAASQLAPILNRDRGLIADTVLELTQSTLDSYDSGVNVVRVNLDRADPPGEVIDAFRDVQAAEQDRDQLERRADAYANQVLAGARGEAAQILEQAEAYRAQVVNEAEGEASRFLAVLNEYREAPEVTRRRLYLETMERVLGDVDLVILDQEGGGANGVVPYLPLDQLRRNPGTTTTTGNSN, from the coding sequence ATGGCTGGCAATAATGGCGGACCTTGGGGCGGCGGTGGCGGCTCGGGCGGTGGTGGCGACCGTGGCGACCGTGGCAACAACGGGCCGGGCGGTCGTCGTCCCGGTGGCGAGCAGCAGATCCCGGAGCTCGACGAGATCGTCCGCAAGGGCCAGGAACAGCTGCGCGTCCTGATGGGCGGGCGCGGTGGCCGGTCCGGTGGCGGCGGCAATGGCGGCGGCGATATGCCGGTCAGCCCGCGCACGATCTGGATCGCGGGTCTTGTGGCGGCGGTGGGCTTTTGGGCCTTCAACTCGATCTACACGGTGCGTCCCGAAGAACAATCGGTCGAGCTGTTGTTCGGTGAATTCCATGCGATCGGGCAGCCCGGTCTGAATTTCGCGCCCTGGCCCTTCATCACGGCCGAGGTGGTCAATGTCACCTCGGAACGGACGGTGGCCATCGGTGTGGCGCGCGCGGGATCGTCGAATGACGGCCTGATGCTGACCACCGACGAAAACGTGGTCGACATCGATTTCCAGGTGGTCTGGAACATCACCGATCCCTCGTTGTTCCTGTTCAACCTGCGCGACCCCGAGGCGACCGTGACCGCCGTGGCCGAAGCGGCGATGCGCGAGGTCATCGCGGCAAGCCAGCTTGCGCCGATCCTGAACCGCGACCGTGGTCTGATCGCCGATACGGTGCTGGAACTGACGCAATCGACGCTGGACAGCTATGACAGCGGCGTGAACGTGGTGCGTGTGAACCTTGACCGGGCCGATCCGCCGGGCGAGGTGATCGACGCGTTCCGCGACGTGCAGGCCGCCGAACAGGACCGCGACCAGCTGGAACGCCGGGCCGATGCCTATGCCAACCAGGTCCTGGCAGGCGCGCGCGGTGAAGCGGCCCAGATTCTCGAACAGGCCGAAGCCTATCGCGCGCAGGTCGTGAACGAGGCCGAGGGTGAGGCGAGCCGCTTCCTCGCCGTTCTCAACGAATATCGCGAGGCCCCCGAGGTGACGCGCCGCCGTCTCTACCTGGAGACGATGGAGCGTGTGCTGGGCGATGTCGATCTTGTCATCCTCGACCAGGAGGGCGGCGGAGCGAATGGCGTCGTGCCCTACCTGCCGCTTGACCAATTGCGCCGGAACCCCGGCACCACCACCACGACGGGGAACTCGAACTGA
- the gorA gene encoding glutathione-disulfide reductase, which produces MADFDYDLFVIGGGSGGVRAARVAAAGGARVALAEDSRLGGTCVIRGCVPKKLMVFASEYREMFADARAYGWDLEDGAFDWTRFSGHLNRELDRLEGVYRGLLEGSKVEIFDQRARLADPHSVTLADGSTRSAKHILIATGGRPQRPDMPNAHLGMVSDDLFQMESLPKSILIVGGGYIACEFACILNGLGVEVTQFYRGAQILRGFDEEARGLIADQMQERGVNLHLGTNIVEMAAADADHPSVPTEEGMGLPEVERPVPPAGAAGGPVWVKASNGMERVFDAVLFATGRTPNTTDLGLEEAGVEIGRRGQILVDEFSQTNVPSIYAIGDVTDRVNLTPVAIREGMAFVETVFKGNPTPVDHDLIPSAVFTQPEFGTVGLTEEEARDREPVEIYCTSFRPMRTAFAGRSDRVLMKLVVSKATRVVLGCHIVAPNAGEMIQLAGIAVKMGATKEDFDRTVAVHPTMAEELVTMKTPVRTA; this is translated from the coding sequence ATGGCTGATTTCGACTATGACCTTTTCGTGATCGGTGGCGGATCGGGGGGCGTGCGCGCCGCCCGTGTCGCGGCCGCCGGTGGGGCGCGTGTCGCGCTGGCCGAGGACAGCCGGCTGGGCGGGACCTGCGTGATCCGGGGCTGCGTGCCGAAAAAGCTCATGGTCTTTGCCAGCGAATACCGGGAGATGTTCGCCGATGCCCGCGCCTATGGCTGGGATCTCGAGGATGGCGCGTTCGACTGGACGCGGTTCTCGGGGCATTTGAACCGGGAACTGGACCGGCTGGAAGGGGTCTATCGGGGGCTTTTGGAAGGCTCCAAGGTCGAGATCTTCGACCAGCGCGCCCGGTTGGCCGATCCCCATAGCGTGACACTGGCCGATGGCAGCACGCGGTCGGCCAAGCATATCCTGATCGCGACAGGGGGGCGGCCGCAGCGGCCCGACATGCCCAATGCGCATCTGGGGATGGTGTCGGATGACCTGTTCCAGATGGAAAGCTTGCCCAAATCCATCCTGATCGTGGGGGGCGGCTATATCGCCTGCGAATTCGCCTGCATCCTGAACGGTCTGGGCGTCGAGGTGACGCAATTCTATCGCGGCGCGCAGATCCTGCGCGGGTTCGACGAGGAGGCGCGCGGCCTGATCGCGGACCAGATGCAGGAGCGCGGCGTGAACCTGCATCTTGGCACGAATATCGTCGAGATGGCGGCTGCCGATGCCGATCACCCGTCGGTTCCGACCGAGGAGGGGATGGGCCTGCCCGAGGTCGAGCGTCCGGTGCCGCCTGCGGGTGCTGCGGGCGGGCCCGTTTGGGTCAAGGCCTCGAACGGGATGGAACGGGTATTCGACGCGGTGCTGTTTGCGACAGGCCGCACGCCCAATACCACCGATCTGGGGCTGGAGGAGGCGGGCGTCGAGATCGGTCGCCGGGGCCAGATCCTGGTCGATGAATTCAGCCAGACCAATGTGCCATCCATCTATGCCATCGGCGATGTCACCGACCGGGTGAACCTGACGCCGGTGGCGATCCGCGAGGGCATGGCTTTCGTCGAGACGGTGTTCAAGGGCAATCCCACGCCGGTCGATCACGACCTGATTCCGTCGGCGGTGTTCACGCAGCCCGAATTCGGCACCGTGGGCCTGACCGAGGAAGAGGCGCGGGACCGCGAACCGGTCGAGATCTATTGCACGTCGTTCCGGCCGATGCGCACCGCCTTTGCCGGGCGGTCCGACCGGGTGCTGATGAAACTGGTCGTGTCCAAGGCGACGCGGGTGGTTCTGGGCTGTCATATCGTCGCGCCCAATGCGGGCGAGATGATCCAGCTGGCGGGCATCGCGGTCAAGATGGGCGCGACGAAAGAGGATTTCGACCGCACGGTTGCGGTGCATCCGACCATGGCCGAAGAACTGGTGACGATGAAAACGCCGGTTCGGACGGCTTGA
- a CDS encoding 2Fe-2S iron-sulfur cluster-binding protein gives MARITYIEHNGTEHVVDVPNGLTVMEGARDNNIPGIEADCGGACACSTCHVYVHPDWVAKLPGIDPMEEDMLEFAYQPDPSRSRLTCQLKVSDALDGLVVQMPEKQI, from the coding sequence ATGGCCAGGATCACCTATATCGAGCACAACGGAACCGAACATGTCGTGGACGTGCCCAACGGCCTGACCGTGATGGAAGGCGCGCGCGACAACAACATTCCGGGGATCGAGGCCGATTGCGGCGGGGCCTGCGCCTGTTCCACCTGCCATGTCTATGTCCATCCCGATTGGGTCGCGAAGCTGCCCGGGATCGACCCGATGGAAGAGGACATGCTGGAATTCGCCTATCAGCCCGACCCGAGCCGCTCGCGCCTGACCTGCCAGCTCAAGGTGTCGGATGCGCTGGACGGTCTCGTCGTCCAGATGCCGGAAAAGCAGATCTGA
- a CDS encoding DUF2065 domain-containing protein yields the protein MGLILVLGLGMVLVIEGLVFALAPSRLEDLLKLMNQIPVETRRLIGLAAMTLGAVLVSWAISAGAM from the coding sequence TTGGGACTGATCCTTGTTCTGGGGCTTGGCATGGTTCTCGTGATCGAGGGGCTGGTGTTCGCACTGGCCCCTTCGCGTCTGGAGGACCTGTTGAAGCTGATGAACCAGATCCCCGTCGAAACGCGCCGGTTGATCGGGCTGGCGGCGATGACATTGGGGGCGGTGCTTGTGTCCTGGGCCATCAGCGCCGGGGCGATGTGA
- the hflC gene encoding protease modulator HflC, producing MRRITYIIPVVVLGVAVLLSSVFVVDERQRALVLQFGQIRQVIEEPGLNFKIPFIQEVVYYDDRILSLDTAPIEVTPSDDRRLVVDAFARFRIMDVVQFRQAVGAGGIRAGEERLEGILNPTIRAVLGADGVTSNTILSSERSRLMDQITAEARLRAAALGLEVLDVRLKQTNLPIQNLEATFARMRAEREREATDERARGEEAAQRVRAQADRTVVELVSDARREAEIIRGEADAERNGIFANAFGQDQEFFEFYRSMTAYERALMQRNSTMVISPDSEFFEYLGGSGLAVPAPAR from the coding sequence ATGCGCCGTATCACCTACATCATCCCCGTCGTCGTTCTGGGCGTCGCCGTTCTGCTCAGCTCGGTCTTTGTCGTCGACGAACGCCAGCGCGCGCTGGTGCTGCAATTCGGCCAGATCCGGCAGGTGATCGAAGAGCCGGGCCTGAACTTCAAGATCCCGTTCATCCAGGAGGTGGTCTATTACGACGACCGTATCCTGTCGCTCGACACCGCGCCGATCGAGGTGACGCCGTCCGATGACCGGCGTCTGGTGGTCGACGCCTTTGCGCGGTTCCGCATCATGGACGTGGTGCAGTTCCGTCAGGCTGTCGGTGCAGGTGGCATCCGCGCGGGCGAGGAACGGCTGGAAGGCATCCTGAACCCCACGATCCGCGCGGTTCTGGGTGCCGATGGCGTGACCTCGAACACGATCCTGTCGTCCGAACGTTCGCGGCTGATGGACCAGATCACCGCCGAGGCGCGGCTGCGCGCCGCCGCACTGGGGCTCGAGGTGCTCGATGTGCGCCTCAAGCAGACCAACCTGCCGATCCAGAACCTCGAGGCGACCTTCGCCCGGATGCGGGCCGAGCGGGAGCGTGAGGCGACGGACGAACGCGCCCGCGGTGAGGAAGCCGCCCAGCGGGTGCGCGCGCAGGCCGACCGGACCGTGGTCGAGCTTGTGTCCGATGCCCGCCGCGAGGCCGAGATCATCCGAGGCGAGGCCGATGCCGAGCGCAACGGGATCTTTGCCAATGCTTTCGGACAGGACCAGGAATTCTTTGAATTCTACCGGTCGATGACGGCCTATGAGCGGGCGCTGATGCAGCGCAATTCGACCATGGTCATCTCGCCCGACAGCGAATTCTTCGAATATCTCGGGGGTTCGGGTCTCGCCGTGCCCGCACCGGCCCGGTAA
- a CDS encoding Do family serine endopeptidase: MLALATVMGAMQARAQSAPPATFADLVDQVGDAVVNITTSAVVAGRQGGPGPMVPEGSPLEDFFNDFLDRGNPERPPRRSQALGSGFVISEDGYIVTNNHVIEGADEVLIEFREGFTLEAEIIGTDPNTDIALLKVEADSALPFVPFGDSSAMRVGDWVMAMGNPLGQGFSVSVGIVSASGRALSGTYDDYIQTDAAINRGNSGGPLFNLAGEVIGVNTAILSPTGGSIGIGFAMSSDVVTNVVDQLREFGETRRGWLGVRIQDVTEELAEGLGLEQARGALVTDVPEGPALDGGIEVGDVILSFDGQDIEDTRGLVRIVGDSAEGDTVRVVVFRDGGTETLRVTLGRRETAEGLGATTPDGAPVPTPSAEVLGMELVPLTDELRQQLGAQGVANGLVIETVDPASDAAAKGLLPGDIITEVAQQPVSSVADFGARVRAASDAGQKSVLLLIRRAGNPRFVALSLEE; the protein is encoded by the coding sequence ATGCTTGCGCTTGCGACCGTCATGGGCGCGATGCAGGCCCGCGCCCAATCCGCGCCCCCCGCCACCTTTGCCGATCTTGTCGACCAGGTGGGCGATGCGGTGGTCAACATCACCACGTCGGCCGTCGTCGCAGGGCGGCAGGGCGGCCCCGGACCGATGGTGCCCGAGGGCTCGCCGCTCGAGGATTTCTTCAACGACTTTCTCGATCGCGGCAATCCCGAGCGCCCACCGCGCCGCAGCCAGGCGCTGGGGTCGGGCTTCGTCATTTCCGAAGACGGATATATCGTCACGAACAACCACGTGATCGAAGGCGCGGATGAAGTGCTGATCGAATTCCGCGAAGGCTTCACGCTGGAGGCCGAGATCATCGGCACCGATCCCAACACCGATATCGCGCTGCTGAAGGTCGAGGCCGACAGCGCGCTGCCCTTCGTGCCCTTCGGCGACAGTTCGGCGATGCGCGTGGGCGATTGGGTCATGGCCATGGGCAACCCGCTGGGACAGGGCTTTTCCGTCTCGGTCGGCATCGTTTCGGCCTCGGGCCGGGCGCTGTCGGGCACCTATGACGATTACATCCAGACGGATGCCGCCATCAACCGCGGCAATTCGGGCGGCCCGCTCTTCAACCTCGCGGGCGAGGTGATCGGCGTGAACACCGCCATCCTGTCGCCCACGGGCGGCTCCATCGGGATCGGTTTCGCCATGTCCTCGGATGTGGTGACCAACGTGGTCGACCAGCTGCGCGAATTCGGCGAGACGCGGCGCGGCTGGCTGGGTGTGCGCATCCAGGACGTGACCGAGGAGCTGGCCGAGGGGCTTGGGCTGGAACAGGCGCGTGGCGCGCTCGTGACCGATGTGCCCGAGGGCCCCGCGCTCGACGGCGGCATCGAGGTGGGCGATGTCATCCTGAGCTTCGACGGACAGGATATCGAGGATACGCGCGGCCTGGTGCGCATCGTGGGGGACAGCGCCGAGGGCGATACCGTGCGCGTGGTCGTCTTCCGCGATGGCGGGACCGAAACCCTGCGGGTGACGCTTGGCCGTCGCGAGACCGCCGAGGGTCTGGGCGCGACGACGCCCGATGGCGCGCCCGTGCCGACCCCGTCCGCCGAAGTGCTGGGGATGGAGCTGGTGCCGCTGACCGATGAGCTGCGCCAACAGCTCGGCGCGCAGGGCGTGGCGAATGGCCTGGTGATCGAAACCGTCGATCCCGCCTCGGATGCCGCCGCCAAGGGGCTTTTGCCCGGCGACATCATCACCGAGGTGGCACAGCAGCCCGTCAGCAGCGTGGCCGATTTCGGCGCACGGGTGCGCGCGGCCAGCGATGCGGGTCAGAAATCGGTGCTGCTCCTGATCCGGCGGGCGGGCAATCCGCGGTTCGTGGCCCTCAGCCTCGAAGAGTGA
- the rpiA gene encoding ribose-5-phosphate isomerase RpiA encodes MTAALSPIDKAKYIAARRAVEFVEDGMRVGLGTGSTAAWMVRCLGEMVREDGIKITGVATSARTAQLAREVGVPVKTLDEVRWLDLTIDGADEYDADLNLIKGGGGALLHEKIVATASDQMVVIADLSKQVDTLGAFPLPVEVIPFGWQTTKALIEEMLSNVDVLGRSASLRLNGADPFRTDEGNYILDLHLRRIANPAQLSLVLNQIPGVVENGLFLDICDVLVIGNADGTVEVRDINNGTVEHERIDITDRENLFTDSAE; translated from the coding sequence ATGACCGCTGCGCTCTCCCCCATCGACAAGGCCAAGTACATCGCCGCCCGCCGCGCGGTCGAATTCGTCGAGGACGGTATGCGGGTCGGTCTGGGAACGGGGTCCACCGCCGCATGGATGGTGCGCTGCCTGGGCGAGATGGTCCGCGAGGACGGCATCAAGATCACGGGCGTGGCCACATCGGCGCGCACCGCGCAGCTGGCGCGGGAGGTCGGGGTTCCGGTCAAGACGCTGGACGAGGTGCGCTGGCTGGACCTGACGATCGACGGGGCGGATGAATACGACGCCGATCTCAACCTCATCAAGGGTGGTGGCGGGGCGTTGCTGCACGAGAAGATCGTGGCGACGGCCTCGGACCAGATGGTGGTGATCGCGGATCTGTCCAAGCAGGTGGATACGCTGGGCGCCTTTCCCCTGCCGGTCGAGGTCATCCCCTTTGGCTGGCAGACGACCAAGGCGCTGATCGAGGAAATGCTGTCGAATGTCGACGTGCTGGGGCGGTCCGCCAGCCTGCGGCTGAACGGGGCCGACCCGTTCCGGACGGACGAAGGGAATTACATTCTCGACCTGCATCTGCGCCGGATCGCCAATCCCGCGCAGCTGTCCTTGGTGCTCAACCAGATCCCGGGCGTGGTCGAGAACGGCCTGTTCCTCGATATCTGCGACGTTCTGGTGATCGGCAATGCCGATGGCACGGTCGAGGTGCGCGACATCAACAACGGCACCGTCGAGCATGAGCGCATCGACATCACCGACCGCGAGAACCTGTTCACCGACAGCGCCGAATGA